The window aagtaacaaaaacactCTTTTATGTATCTTGGAAAcaatatttagaataaaaataaaacaaacgtgATGACCAGCGGTAATTGTTTCccaaaaaacatgtatttttaattgagcATGAACAAGAAATTGATACAATAAATTCtccacatatttttatacacacaaAAAGGAAAACATGCGCTCATGTTTTTACAGTAAACTCAAAGAAAATATCTTGCATTGCGACACCCTAGCTTTCATTGTATGTATCAGTATGCAAAGTACCGTTCCTGTTCCTACGTATTATGCAATCAGTTTATCGAATACCCATAACTCTAACTCGGTAGCCTTTGAAACTTGCAACAATACAcagagataataaaaataaacaatgtgcgtaaaataaatattttgtcttgACACATATATTAATAGCTAAGTAACTGTGTACTTGAACATGGCAACAAGCTGTTCGAAAGACGAAATAAGAGCGAAGTGCGAAATGTAAAGAGCCGTCGATGTTACGCCTAAATTACTGGCATTTTCACTCTGTTTGAGTCTGTTTTAtagctaaaattaaataattaaatttaacccattaatgttccactgctgggctgGAGACAAGGGGGGCTTAGGAGGgactaggccttgagtccaccacgctggccaattccgggttggggactttgcacttcaagaactgttctaaagaactctcagacattcaacgttgcatcacgatgttttccttcaccgttagaacaagtgataattacatatttcttcatacatataacttcgaaaagtcattgcttTGCGGCCTCAGGTTCGAACTTGCAACCGTCCATTTCTATCGTAACATGTACGACGTACTCAcaggtaaacatttttttctacaaCTCAAATAATCCGGTGAAACGGTAGACCGATAAGATTGGCAAGGTCAATCGCAGGACGGGAGGTTTACGTGCTCTCCTAAACTCGAGAGCCTATTACCCCGACTTCGTAATCCGTTTTTCACAGAAAAACTCAGGAATAAATATTTGGCGTCTGTAATTggtataacaataatatcacGAACCAGTTGTCGGTTTCTCGGTAGTCATTTATACAGTTTGTTCTGCGCGAGTACACCAGTTTTATTCTCAGAATGTTAGGAACGCCCGACAGTGGAAACTCATTTTCGCTGTCGTGAGAACAGTTATAACTTTTCAATTAAATAGTATACCTTAAAGTTCTCCCTTGTAACAATTTAGTAGTTTGTAATAAACGagtgaatataatattaaacaattgtTCGGGTGATAAGAAAAACTTGAATCCGGTAAATAAAATGagtaaaacttaaattaaatgaacattCGCAGCGTCTAGCACTGATTTCAAAGTTGCCTAAACTAACAACGTCGATGAACGAAAAATCGTGGAATAAGTTTGATTAAACTACTGTAAATAGTGTAGTATCGAACACATTTCTACAAATACGAGAAGATTCCTACAACTCGATCAATTCCGTGCCTGGAAGGACACGGTAATTAGAACCACTGCCATCTCATGTTCATGACAGCATGTCCCGGCAGCTCTCTGACGTAAACGGCTCTATACCTACCCATGTAATAAATCTAAGCATTGCAAATTCAGCGCCAGTTTTTCAATATACCGTTAGATTAACGAAACCCGAACAGttcttttttttacgaaaaacgggaacttttacaaaaaacgggcacaaaagtacaaccagattcTACAGAATTGTTgaaatttgtggatcgcacaaacaattgttccgtgtgagaatcaaaACCAaagacctcccgacacaattgTAGTGCGACCACCTAAGCCAATGGGCAACAGATGGATGGATATAAATGAGAAATAATAAGctaaataacaatgaaaaatattgtgcTACCATTACCCTTTATTGGCTTTTCCAAACAgatttatatcaattaatttcAAGTCTGTGAATACAGATTATAGGTACTGCTTGAATAGTTTGCGTCGGACAGGTCATTGACATGTTACGAGTTTTGTCATTAGCACCGCGGTGTAAACGGCGAATGACGCACATTATATTCCAAATCCAAGAATCCTATTTGAGATATTTGAGGAATTTGTTATAAACGAGTAATGAGGGCTAAATCGGGACGTAAGTTATCCCAGATTCATAGAATCTCGAAAACATGTTCAATGAATTGTTCAGGCGGACAGATGGTAATTAGGTTTTGTGTGGAAAATTACAAATTCGTGCCGTGGAAGATTAATTAGAGAAATGTGCCTAGAAGTAGGAGGAACCTAAATTCTTGAAGCATCAAAGCCGGTATTATTTCCCTACAAATAAGTGTACAAGTGTCAGTTTGAGCCATGACGTAGACGTGCCCGCTAGAAATGGAATGTTAAGATAAAACAGCGTATTTCTAATAAGAGATAATGAATAAACATCTGTGCCGCGTTTACACCTACTCAATGAGAGTTCATTACAGAGGTGCAGTAACCTCTTTCCAGCGCATCAAGTTACAAAACTAAAACAGCTTTTGACAATATTAACAATCCGTGCTAGAGAAATGGACAGACGTATTAAACGGTCATTGTCCTAATGCAACTTGGTTTCATCGTGGATATGGTTActtattatatatacatatatgagcttagcctttttccaaactacgttggagtcggcttcctgtctcactggatgcagctgaataccagtgttttacatagagcgattgcctatctgacctccacaacccagttacctgggatataacacgataggtactcttcggtaagactggttgtcagactgtcaaagatcttcgaaaatgacatcCGGGACCCACAATAACCAATAATGGTGTACCTCCGATGAATATtgaatatgttttatgtttacacGTCATGTACCTTAATAAGGTGACAAATGTAATCAAGTATCTTTATATGATCGTCCGAAGATTGCGCGGGAACTACTCTATCAATCCCATTCATTCGTGATTTACGTAATCAAACAATCTAAATGGTAAcgttatctatttaaaaatgaaaactaTTATAGCAACTAGATAAAGTATATAACAAGAATGCACACCTCACCTGTTTGAACCCTCGTCGGTACCGTGCGTTCATGTAGCAGTAAATGATGGGGTTGTAACACGAGTGCGACATCGCTAGCCAGTGGCTCGCGAACCACACGTACGGCCAGCCTTGCCACGAGCTCCACTCTACATCGTCGCCATTCACCGTCCACGCCACCTATGCAAATGACGTCTTGTTTGCTAAAATGTTCAGAATTCATTCAACATTCTGGTGTAATAAAATAGCTTCAGAAAGAACGCACTATGCAGTAACAGTACACAAACCCAAATACCAGACCTTCTTCCAGAAACATAGTTCAGTTCTTAGTGCCGTACTTAAACTTTACTTTGACTCTTACGTATTCATAGAAGGTAACGTAAGATACGAAGCAGTGTTAAATATGTCaaggaaaaaaacaaattatatatcaCGTTAATCCtctagtattattattaatctatactatctatactaatattataaagctgaagagtttgtttgtttgtttgtttgtttgaacgcgctaatctcgggaactactggtccgatttgaaaaattatttcagtgttagataacccatttatcgaggaaggctataggctatatatcatcacgctacgaccaataggagcagagtaccagtgaaaaatgtaacaaaaacggggaaaattatgattctcttatgtgacgcaagcgaagttgcgtgggtcagctagtacgcacataaaactacaaaaagtaaATACGATTAATATCCGCAAAAGTGTTAAGAAAGTGTTAACTAACAACAAGAAGccaaataactaataagttattattgcttattgaataactaaaagtaaattaattaatgtgaaGCTGAGACTTTCAATCCAGAGGCAAGTTACATAAGATTCCTGGTTTAAAGCAATACGGTTTCTTCAACGCAAACTTGAATGGGGGAAACTTGATTGAAATTGAAACtaaacaactttttaattatcttattaaaattttatagaggAATTAAATCTTAAACGTTTACTTTAGAGATAACTTgatgttttcatttttaaattggtattaacttacttaatatttaatttgcagAAGAAGCAGGAAAAAGGCatgctataataatatgctaagGCTCGCACTTTGCAACACTATAATAGCAAAGTATTTTTCCACTCTCTGAAtccttttatttgaaatatacataattactaaataaagtagaaagtaaataaatgtaacgcggaaaacgaaaaaaaataaaaattgctttttcaTTTTCGAATTGCAATTATTCAGAAGAGGAACAATGAATGTGTTTTGtgccttgattctctactactatcgactaccgtcaaccgaactgtcatcgagaaattttgtatgaaaatctgatcagcgcctctgacgggtgtcgtagccgtcgtaggaaacattttgacagtacattctaaatgtcaaaatttcgatagctagccggttgtcggtagtcgatagttgtagagaatcgaggcattGAACTTTAGTTCCTATTTGCAACAAACCGCAGGAAAGTTTAAATCTCTAGTGTTAAACATTCAAGCCATTGACTAAGTTCTACTCAAAGTAGTCACCGCGTATCGGCTGACAAGAAAATGAACTTGACGCTTAGCAAATCGAGTTACAAGTCGGAATGTCGTCACCGCTAAGTGAGCCCTCAGGAGATTAGACAAGCTAACttactttcttattattttctacCCTTTCGTATATTTTAGTATACCTAGTGAATAAGGGAACAGAGTATATGTATGTCGATACATATACTCTATTCCACAAGCGACAAacaaatctatattaatattattaacactaTAAAACAGATACTAATAAAAcatatacataggtaggtatattataacctgaattaaccCGTAAGATactttttttacagaaaattcTCGAGAAGAAACCAATGCATTAAAAATCATCGAAACAAATCTAAATTAGAAActtcgaaaataaaaaatcgacagttagcaatattttctattcaatatttGTTGTTCACATCGCTCACAGctagtcaaatatttattcacaaaatctACCTCCGTTCAGtcatattaaaaactttagttaaattttgattaattaacaAGCTGCCCGAGggacaaaaacaaaagtctagttatttttagctttctaaaaatgttcatttattatttctagAAAACACTGCACAACTAGTAAAATATTTGCCGCGCAAAATGAGCttagatttattaaaaataaattatgatactagaggactggcccgacttcgtttTCGGCcgaattttgatttttaaaccttgtcccgacaattacaaacatattaaaaaataattatccgaTTCGGTTTAGTGGTTTAAAAgctatgcgcgtacatacaatGTAcggtaattcatttttatttatatagttaattgtattgtattgttatcCCCGCCAACTGGGAGACGGCGACGCGGTAGACCCCATAAAAGATGGAGAGACGAGCTGGACACCTTCACACCAGAATGGTATCAGACCGCCGGAGATAGGCTACAATGGAAATCtttgggggaggcctttgcccagcagtgggacgatacgggcttataataataataaatgtattgaaatgaGCCTGATTATTAGACACGTTTTAAGAAAAAGTCTAGCATTAAAGTAATTCCCTCTAGCGGACGCCATAGAAACTAAtttggcagtgcattttaaatgtcaaactctctatactcgatggttccaatagTAGAGATTCGTGCTACTAAAATGAGTTTTTACGAAAACTAAATGTCCGCCATAAGAAGTATTGCTCATATCTCAGGCTTGGCCAAATGAGTGAACCTGATTTTTTATTCTACAAAGCAACCCTTTTTCTCTCGCGACGCGATAAGAACTGAGTGAACGAGAATCATTAATCTTACGAACAAACTTCTACAATCGTAATACTAAATGTAAAACGAAAACTGAAATGATTGCAATCCTGCGCTGTCAAGCGCACTCGAATAAATAAACggaattttaaacataaatcagAGACGCGTAAATATACCGTTCTAAAATCTGTTGCTACTATATCGGTTAACATAAAACTTCGAGAAACATGGGTGCGTTCGAGGCCTTACAGTTAACTGTACATTATCCAATCGTTTTAATAATGAGCTCTgcattgttattattaatagctgacccgcgcaacttcgcttgcgtcacataaaagagaatgggtaaaaaaattttcccgtttttgtaacatttgttataTTAGATATAAAGATTCGTATGAAATAATGAATactaataaatgtatgaaataaaattaatatcaatctCATTTCTATCAAACCTTTAGcgttattcaaataaatgtttgtattttacacTATGAATTGCACAATCACTGAATGTTCAAAGTTCCTACCTTCCAGTATTAATATCTTCGAAATTGTAGACGTTGCCACCTTGTTTCATTCGCTACTACAACGCTTTGACAATCAACAGTTAATCAATAGTTTGTTAGCAAAATGATGCTGAAAGTAAGTATAACTTGTTAGAATATAAAGGCTACCTTTAAAATCCAGGGTTGGTTAggcaatgaaatataaattgatcAGCAGCGCGAttgtctaccactatcgactattgggctagctatcgagaaattttatatgaaaatcttgATTTCCGGGGCTTCCAGGCTTCCAGGTAAATATCAACGGCTAAACatgtgtgtatttcatacacctctgcccatACCCTCGCGTATAACAGGCATtatatcatgtatgtatgtaaatgctATGTGAATCAAATAACAACTCACACTGGCGTTCTGGTTTACAGATGGAAGTATAAAGAACATTCATGATATCAAAAAGCACTTACAATAAAAACGTTGAGCGGCAGCCAACATATCGTGAACACAGCGACGACAGTCACCATCATTTTCACCATCTAAAGAAATAACAAGAATTTTACAAACGCATTATAACTTACACGTGGAACTGCTCGAGCAACTCTTAGGTAGGAAGACTTATTAATAGGTATTTAATTCCAAGAAATTGCTAAcaatataagattttataataatgtttttcacTATAATTGTTATTCGCTAAGCATTACAGTTAAACaagcaaatataatattatttttcggaAACGTTAACTTTGATACACGATTTAATTGAATACCTTGGGCTCAACtacaattatattgttttagaaaCTTCTAATTATAGTAACTAATAATGATGttcggtagcgcgattctctacgatTGAATCCAtcgggtatcgagagtttgacatttcaaatgtactccaaaaatagttactacgaaatccgctagaggcgctaatcagatttacAGACATTTCTTTTCGATAGCTAACCGATTGTCtatattcgatagtagtagagaatcgggctacagtagtattgtttacataataaagtaaaagtttacataataaataatcaccTTTCGTTTGGaattaagtatttgtttatcTCGTTCATGCTGCGCTTCGCCGGGTGGTCTCCCGCCCCACACGACGTATGCAATCCGTGCGTACGTGCACACGAGCGCGCTCAGCGGTAGAGCGAACTGCAACACCAGCAACGCGATGGTATACTGTCCACTTTGTTCCGGACTCGACCACCGCTCGCCGCAGACATCACTGTTACAATCAAGTAAAATATGagtttaactatttttataaagatagaATTCAAAAAGTTCACAAGCATCTGCTGGAAAAGCGTATGAATTTTGCATTTTATGACCACCAAGATAAGGttatgttttcttttcaaaCCAGTGAATGTGTTAACTTTCGCGGTAAATCCATTCCGCGTGAGTAAATATGTGTTAAATATACACGCCCGAATTTTTTCgtcaaataatgaaatatgggatatattttcataaaaattagaGTACGTGACTTACACTTCGCAAACTTCATGCCAAGGCGAGGGTCGTTGCAGCTCTGACACGATGGGTATAGGAGCAGCCGTGATGAACGCTCCTATCCACACAGCGATCACTACAAGCTTCGCAGCCGTTTTACCAAGCCGAGGCTTCAACGGACGCATTATAACTATATATCTGTCTATAGAAATAGCAAGCAACGTATACGCACTAACAAGTACTGACACAGCTTGCGAATAATTCACCGCTTTGCACATTATCGCACCAAACGGCCAATACCTTAATAATAACTGTGACACAAATGAGAACGGCACACAGAACAGAGTCATTAGAATATCACCTACGGCTAAGTtaactatgaaataatttgtcaCTGTTTTCATACGCGGCGTTGTATGTACTACGAAACACACTAGCCCGTTGCCTAATAAAGCTACTATTATGACTGCACTGTACATTATATATACACATATTTGAAAGATATGAGAGGCGATGTCCTCGGTCGAAGTATTAAACACACACACGAGTTTCTCCGGCGGCCTGCTGTCGTTAATACACGAGTGGTTGTTATAGTAAGTGACATTCGGGTAGTCCGAGCACGAGTGCACCGTGTGGTTGACTTGTAACACATTTTCGGTAGAAGAGTCACTGGCGTACAGCATCCTCAAACTTTGCCGTTGGTTCGCATGTTCACTAGCCGTTGGTTTTgtttacctgaaacaataaacgtattttattgCAAAGTACACAACTGCGGAAACAAAAGCCTGAATGATTGTACTGTTTGAACAGGCTATTTATAGTTCTACgaaatcaaaaaatatgtatttatttattttgttatattttattaaacaacagCCAGTAGTTGCTCTCTTTAGAAATAGTGACGGTGTATTGTTCAGTCacgtagaaaaacaaaaacggCTTTAGCGAGTGAGTATTGTTGATGATAGACAAACACCCGCGTACGTGAACACCTGAGTTgattgtaagtaaaaatatgctttttgaggaaaaaataaaatattgttgaggAAAAATATACTCGATGTTAGTTCAGTTGAAATGATGTTAGTTTAAGAACGAGGCATTCGCATAGAATTAATCTTTTTAGACAATCTTTAAAAAGATTTTCGGATACAAACCAGTTTTGCTACTATAgtgtaagaaaaaataagtcGTTATaagaatctttaaaatatgCGTGTGGGATTGTATGTACTGAGTATATGTTCTCTTCAGAAGGTCAATCTATAGTAGTTAGATATTTTGTGGTAGCACAATgtaaagtttcatatttttacaggAAAAGTGAAAAAACTACAGTTTTGATTGCAACGACCggttataaatatgttattggGTTCAGCAAGCAGACAACTGTGTCATCAATGAGTTGACTcgaaaaccaataaaaaacagTTGGGCAGAAATGCCAAGTGAAACTTGGCGCCCGCAGTACCTACAACGCACAAAATATTACGCTCCGACTAAACGAACGCTGTCATAGAAATATCCGTTCAATTCCCACACAAATACGAAGCTGAACACGATAGAACTTTTTTAATATCTTGATATCtcttttacttttatgttttactttgcAAGGGACCCTAAAAGTGTTCACATACTTATTTGTAGATCTTTGCCAAGATGTCCAAATTTAGTATAGAATAAGATATTTTCTGTGCctcatttttgtattattttcgcTTCCTATGTGCGTTTAGTGTAGACAAGAGAATATATAGACAAATTTTCAACAATCGTACACAACTACTTGGATTGGATACACGCGGTTTTGCTTTCCTCGTATGAACATAATTGTGTTGACTCGATCTTCGAAAGCGAAATTATGCCGAACAAGTCAAGTAATTGTCGGTCGACTTTGTTGTACAAATTATATTGACGATTCATTAATACTGGTCCTATTATATGTGAAGCAACCCTTACATTAATCGATTTCTCGTATTAAACTTCGAGTAGATGAAGTAAAGGTAATGCTTAACAAACTTGCTAGATACAAACTTTGAAAATTATTGGGAACAGTCGGGAACATGCAAGAATTTAACCTGTATgtgttaaaacaatttaaaagttatattataaactcaGCAGTCTCCTGAGTTTTGTGTTGAATCTAAGATGAAAAATCTGTTCGTACGGTACTTAACTGTCCAAGATGAAAAACCTGTCAGGGAAGAAGTTTTTATGTCATTTTCTAGACAATTGAAAATTAAGAGCTAggttaaaaactttttgtctGTCTCATAAAGTAAGAAAGTTTGTTATGAGACATTACATAATATGAAgaagaacaaacaaaattaagtatCAGAGATTGAATCCatagtagtaaatatttattgaaaggtTAATGTCGATGTAGTGACAAGTAAATAAGTGTTTGTAAAGATACTATatatgatttttatgttttgacagTTGAGGttctaaattacatttaaagaAAACGTATCCAAAGCCGTACGATCagctattaattacttttaccaAAATTGGCTAGAGGTGACTAAAtctatttgtaaaaaatcacCGAAAAAGAGCATAATTTTATTCACAcgcttttatataaaagtctGAAATGAAAGCTTAATTTTCTGTGTATATATTTGGACATTTTACACTAGTTAATTGGATTACACGTATGtaacaaaatttcaacaaaatataattttcgactgagataaatatttattttaaccagCGTTATGAATGTGAAATCCGTATTCACTTTTGCTTATCGTTATTTTACACACCCAACGTTCATTTTACGGGGGATTACGGCAATCATATGACATTTACT of the Anticarsia gemmatalis isolate Benzon Research Colony breed Stoneville strain chromosome 6, ilAntGemm2 primary, whole genome shotgun sequence genome contains:
- the LOC142973868 gene encoding RYamide receptor-like — protein: MLYASDSSTENVLQVNHTVHSCSDYPNVTYYNNHSCINDSRPPEKLVCVFNTSTEDIASHIFQICVYIMYSAVIIVALLGNGLVCFVVHTTPRMKTVTNYFIVNLAVGDILMTLFCVPFSFVSQLLLRYWPFGAIMCKAVNYSQAVSVLVSAYTLLAISIDRYIVIMRPLKPRLGKTAAKLVVIAVWIGAFITAAPIPIVSELQRPSPWHEVCEVDVCGERWSSPEQSGQYTIALLVLQFALPLSALVCTYARIAYVVWGGRPPGEAQHERDKQILNSKRKMVKMMVTVVAVFTICWLPLNVFIVAWTVNGDDVEWSSWQGWPYVWFASHWLAMSHSCYNPIIYCYMNARYRRGFKQILGSISCLKMKDSNRSFQRSSVCEGVPLSEMVGANGTTIPRRGVIGCMCRMSRSTGVTNGSKCTTCTSLRQLKLLAPPTASSPPARALSVRSHFS